The Deinococcus detaillensis genome segment CGGGGTGATCTGGAGCTTGAACGCCTCCCCCAGCACCTCAATCCATTGAGCAGCAGTCCAGAGACGGTCTTCATCGAGTTTGCCCATCAACACCGCTTCGTGGACAGGAAGGACCTTGACTGGCCGACCTGACCGCAGGGCATCGGCGATGCCCTGCACACCGTGCTGTTCAAAGCGAGTCAGGGCGTTGTGGATGCTCTGCTCAGTCCG includes the following:
- a CDS encoding helix-turn-helix domain-containing protein, translating into MELGAGVHPKVRLRASLLRLHREGWTASRLAIHFARTEQSIHNALTRFEQHGVQGIADALRSGRPVKVLPVHEAVLMGKLDEDRLWTAAQWIEVLGEAFKLQITPQTVR